A portion of the Geoalkalibacter ferrihydriticus DSM 17813 genome contains these proteins:
- a CDS encoding PTS sugar transporter subunit IIA — MIGLVIATHAGLARELLLATEMIVGPVTQARAVGIQREDSVEEVRGALADAIEAVRAGDQGVLIMTDLFGGTPSNLSISFLDPQRIEVLTGVNLPMVLKFFNSRDDLNVTELAGQLKAYGQQSMALASEFLER, encoded by the coding sequence ATGATCGGACTGGTGATTGCCACCCATGCCGGGTTGGCCCGTGAACTGCTGCTCGCTACGGAAATGATTGTCGGCCCCGTGACGCAGGCCAGAGCAGTCGGCATTCAGCGCGAGGATAGTGTGGAGGAGGTTCGCGGCGCCCTGGCCGATGCAATTGAAGCGGTTCGCGCGGGCGATCAGGGCGTACTGATCATGACGGATCTCTTCGGCGGCACTCCGTCCAATCTCAGCATTTCTTTTCTGGATCCCCAACGCATTGAGGTGTTGACCGGAGTTAATCTGCCCATGGTTCTTAAATTTTTCAACAGTCGTGACGATCTCAATGTCACCGAACTGGCCGGACAGCTCAAGGCCTATGGCCAGCAGAGCATGGCTCTGGCCAGTGAGTTTCTCGAACGTTGA
- the hprK gene encoding HPr(Ser) kinase/phosphatase, with translation MAELSIQELLGEDEAGLDLELLAGETGLSNKISVPRIQKPGLALAGYTTNLHPDRIQVLGSTELTYLEQLPRDTAMRNLAALCALNISCLIITKGQEPPDILVDEAARRGTPLLRTHHQSSIFISLITKFLEERLLPSTITHGVLVDVLGVGVLLMGKSGIGKSECALDLILRGHRLVADDVVRVRSKLPAVLFGEGMDLLHHHMEIRGLGIINIKHLFGVAAIRERKKIDLVIELVQWEDGQEYDRLGLEEETTTLLGIQLPMQRVPVRPGRNITTIVEVAARNQLLKEMGYHSAREFQDRLEQRMAETARLHSHTIIGDNLE, from the coding sequence ATGGCGGAACTGAGTATTCAAGAACTGCTCGGAGAAGACGAAGCCGGGCTCGATCTGGAACTGCTGGCCGGTGAAACCGGATTGAGCAACAAGATCAGTGTTCCACGCATTCAGAAACCCGGGCTTGCTTTGGCCGGTTACACGACGAACCTTCATCCGGATCGCATACAGGTTCTCGGTTCAACGGAACTTACTTACCTGGAACAGTTGCCGCGGGATACCGCGATGCGCAATCTGGCGGCGCTGTGCGCACTGAATATTTCCTGCCTGATCATCACCAAGGGGCAGGAGCCGCCGGATATCCTCGTTGACGAGGCCGCCAGGCGTGGGACGCCGCTGTTGCGCACCCACCATCAGAGTTCAATTTTCATCTCCCTCATCACTAAATTTCTCGAAGAGCGTCTGCTGCCCTCCACCATCACCCACGGCGTGCTGGTGGATGTGCTGGGCGTCGGGGTTTTGCTTATGGGCAAGAGCGGGATCGGCAAGAGCGAATGCGCTCTTGATCTGATTCTGCGCGGGCACCGCCTGGTGGCCGACGATGTGGTGCGGGTGCGTTCGAAACTGCCTGCGGTTCTGTTCGGCGAGGGCATGGACCTTTTGCATCACCATATGGAGATCCGTGGCCTGGGGATTATCAACATCAAGCATCTTTTCGGGGTGGCCGCCATCCGTGAACGGAAAAAGATCGATCTGGTGATCGAGCTGGTGCAATGGGAAGACGGTCAGGAATATGATCGGCTTGGCCTCGAAGAAGAAACGACCACCCTGCTCGGCATCCAATTGCCCATGCAGCGAGTGCCGGTGCGCCCGGGGCGTAATATTACCACCATCGTTGAAGTTGCTGCCCGAAACCAGCTTCTCAAGGAAATGGGTTACCATAGCGCGCGCGAATTTCAGGATCGTCTCGAGCAGCGCATGGCCGAGACGGCCAGACTGCATTCACATACCATCATTGGAGACAACCTGGAATGA
- the rapZ gene encoding RNase adapter RapZ, whose protein sequence is MSSKRILIITGLSGSGKSSAARVLEDEGFFVVDNLPLVLLPRFLDLTEHGVRFTPDVAVVIDIRNRDFLADYESTLKTVREAGYPVEILFFEANDDALIRRYSETRRRHPLAKQEGVPEGIARERELMSGFKRLATVVCDTTGLTVHQLRDQVLETVLGRSGQMPLVVKVQSFGFRYGIPIESDLVFDVRFLPNPHFIEELRPLTGLNSEVRGYVVKQPACQEFLKKFQDMLKFLLPYYRQEGKSYLTLSIGCTGGRHRSVSLAEEMRPFLAGQGFVVEISHRDIEKG, encoded by the coding sequence ATGAGCAGCAAAAGGATTCTGATCATCACCGGTCTTTCAGGTTCGGGCAAGTCAAGTGCCGCACGGGTTCTGGAGGATGAGGGTTTTTTCGTGGTGGACAACCTGCCGCTGGTGCTCCTGCCGCGATTTCTGGACTTGACCGAGCACGGTGTGCGCTTTACCCCCGATGTCGCTGTGGTCATCGATATCCGTAACCGTGATTTTCTGGCGGATTATGAGTCGACGCTGAAGACCGTGCGCGAGGCCGGCTATCCCGTTGAGATACTGTTTTTCGAGGCGAACGACGATGCCCTGATCCGGCGCTATTCGGAAACTCGTCGCCGCCACCCATTGGCGAAGCAGGAAGGTGTGCCCGAAGGCATTGCCCGGGAACGTGAGTTGATGTCAGGTTTCAAACGACTCGCTACGGTGGTCTGTGACACCACGGGACTCACCGTTCACCAATTGCGCGATCAGGTCTTGGAGACGGTTCTCGGCCGCAGTGGTCAGATGCCCTTGGTGGTGAAGGTGCAATCCTTCGGCTTTCGCTATGGCATTCCCATCGAGTCGGACCTTGTCTTTGACGTTCGTTTTCTTCCAAACCCGCATTTCATTGAGGAATTGCGCCCCTTGACCGGCCTCAACTCCGAGGTGCGCGGGTATGTCGTCAAGCAGCCGGCCTGTCAAGAATTTCTCAAGAAATTTCAGGATATGCTCAAATTCCTGCTGCCCTATTACCGGCAGGAGGGAAAGAGTTATCTAACCTTGTCCATCGGATGCACCGGTGGGCGGCACCGCAGTGTTTCCCTTGCCGAGGAAATGCGGCCCTTTCTCGCCGGGCAGGGGTTTGTGGTGGAAATCAGTCATCGCGATATAGAAAAGGGGTAA
- a CDS encoding PTS system mannose/fructose/N-acetylgalactosamine-transporter subunit IIB — MNIVLARIDNRLIHGQVLEAWIPFTHANCIVVANDELEKPSLRRAMMEASVPRSIKVIIGGVDEVCRRLRDEVLDNKKILLLFASSNDALRAHRGGLHFKELNLGNMHEAQGKYQLSCTIHLDEKDIENLALLEAEGVEIVSRCVPADRGQQWKKLIRSMPG, encoded by the coding sequence ATGAACATTGTATTGGCGCGCATCGACAATCGTTTGATTCATGGGCAGGTGCTGGAGGCATGGATTCCTTTCACCCATGCCAACTGCATTGTGGTCGCCAATGACGAATTGGAAAAGCCCTCTCTGCGGCGGGCTATGATGGAAGCCTCGGTACCGCGTAGCATTAAGGTCATCATCGGTGGCGTTGACGAGGTGTGTCGCCGTTTGCGTGATGAGGTGCTCGACAACAAAAAGATCCTGTTGCTTTTCGCCAGTTCGAATGACGCATTGCGTGCCCACCGGGGTGGTCTGCATTTTAAAGAACTCAATCTCGGCAACATGCATGAGGCACAGGGTAAATACCAGCTTTCCTGCACGATCCATCTGGATGAAAAGGATATAGAAAATCTCGCCCTGCTCGAGGCGGAAGGCGTTGAGATCGTTTCGCGTTGCGTTCCCGCAGACCGTGGACAGCAATGGAAAAAACTGATTCGAAGCATGCCCGGTTGA
- a CDS encoding PTS sugar transporter subunit IIC, whose amino-acid sequence MPWSEFLIGALAAIVLGLDRTAVGQFMVSRPIVAGPLTGWLIGDPLVGLQVGALVELLWLGRLPVGAAIPPDDTQVAVSSTVLAIAAGSRLPVDGALVILFCVLAAMPLAKIGQIFDRLARNVNARLVKQAEGDLAAGHLKNLERRHLRGLVHFTAASAGTYVFITVPGWLAVLLAGEILLPTLGKVEGWLLLAFPLVGTATILGTMNVSRSLTLFTASFTTVLLLLWLL is encoded by the coding sequence ATGCCCTGGAGCGAATTTCTTATAGGTGCCCTGGCTGCGATTGTGCTGGGCCTTGACCGAACCGCAGTCGGTCAGTTCATGGTGTCGCGACCTATTGTGGCGGGGCCCTTGACGGGTTGGCTGATAGGTGATCCCCTCGTGGGTTTGCAGGTCGGCGCCCTGGTCGAGCTGTTGTGGTTGGGACGGCTCCCCGTCGGTGCCGCCATCCCGCCCGACGACACCCAGGTTGCGGTCTCCAGTACTGTTTTGGCCATCGCTGCCGGCAGCCGCTTGCCGGTGGACGGCGCCCTGGTGATTTTGTTCTGTGTGCTGGCGGCCATGCCGTTGGCCAAAATTGGTCAGATTTTCGATCGTTTGGCGCGCAACGTCAATGCGCGTTTGGTCAAGCAGGCTGAGGGTGATCTGGCAGCCGGGCATCTTAAGAACCTGGAGCGCCGGCATCTGCGGGGGCTGGTGCATTTTACCGCAGCCTCGGCCGGAACCTATGTTTTCATTACGGTACCCGGATGGCTGGCGGTGCTGCTGGCTGGTGAAATCCTGTTGCCGACCCTGGGCAAGGTGGAGGGTTGGCTGTTGCTGGCCTTTCCCTTGGTGGGAACCGCCACGATTCTGGGTACAATGAACGTGAGCCGCTCTCTGACTTTGTTTACGGCCTCATTTACGACCGTATTGCTGCTGCTGTGGTTGCTCTAG
- a CDS encoding PTS system mannose/fructose/sorbose family transporter subunit IID, producing MKNKNLPFSILLRTLGRTFLLQASWSFERMQSLGALYIMAPALRYLYQGQDLEEAFRRYMVYFNTHPFMAPPVLGATLALEEGQARGEDLPIGPVEFREMVMAPFAAIGDALFWGGFRPLAAVVALFFAFKGSLWAPVIFVVLFNLPHLWFRFGGLMRGYFSGLRMVEVVQRRHLPDWAIRAKEATVVLLGGLCAYLTLVSLGREGVALGWGLLFLPMVVFLGWLTRKGASNLLLILATTGALLCLGLFL from the coding sequence ATGAAAAATAAGAACCTACCTTTTTCAATTCTCTTGCGTACCCTGGGCCGCACTTTTTTGCTGCAGGCCAGTTGGAGCTTTGAGCGCATGCAAAGCCTGGGAGCGCTCTATATCATGGCACCGGCGCTGCGCTATCTCTACCAGGGACAGGATCTGGAGGAGGCCTTTCGCCGCTACATGGTCTACTTCAACACCCATCCATTTATGGCGCCTCCCGTGCTCGGGGCCACCCTGGCTTTGGAAGAAGGTCAGGCGCGCGGCGAAGATTTGCCCATTGGCCCTGTTGAATTTCGCGAAATGGTCATGGCGCCTTTTGCCGCCATCGGCGATGCCTTGTTCTGGGGTGGGTTTCGGCCCTTGGCGGCAGTGGTTGCCCTGTTTTTTGCATTCAAGGGTTCGTTGTGGGCGCCCGTGATTTTTGTCGTTTTGTTCAATCTGCCCCACCTCTGGTTTCGCTTCGGGGGGCTGATGCGCGGCTATTTCAGCGGGTTGCGGATGGTTGAGGTGGTTCAGCGGCGGCATTTACCCGATTGGGCGATTCGGGCCAAGGAGGCGACTGTGGTTTTGCTCGGCGGACTCTGCGCCTACCTGACCTTGGTTTCTCTGGGTCGTGAAGGGGTTGCTTTAGGCTGGGGTCTGTTGTTTTTGCCCATGGTGGTTTTTCTGGGATGGTTGACGCGCAAGGGTGCCTCCAACCTGCTCCTGATTCTGGCAACAACCGGCGCGCTGCTTTGCCTGGGGCTTTTTTTGTGA